The Miscanthus floridulus cultivar M001 chromosome 6, ASM1932011v1, whole genome shotgun sequence genomic interval TCAGCTTACTCTAATTCTACCAACCCTGTCTATTACACCATGCACTTTATCGACGGGTTGTTTCCAGAGATTAAAGCAGTTGTGTTGGTTCAGCGTTCGCAAAACCTCGATGCTGCTTGTGTTTTGGCATTGTTGCAGGAGGAGGCGGGGCTGCTGCTCCAACCAAGCAGTCTCGTTCTGGTGATTGGTATGCGTCGTCCAAGTTCCAGCATCCTCCCAGGACGCCATTGCCTCTTCGTCCGCCACCCCGTGCTGACAAGGGACCAGCCCCAGTTCTTGGTCCTACGGTAGCGGCTCCTGCAGTTAAGCATTCCTCCAGTGCTGATCCCAAGCTTCAGGCGGTCAAGGCTTATCGGAAGGCTTTGGGTCTCTGTTACAAGTGTAGTGCCAAGTGGAGTAAAGACCATACGTGCCCTCCTGAAGTGTTGCTTGTCGTGGAAGCTCTTTGGGACTCGTTTGATACCTCTGAAGTTGATTGTTCTGAACTTCAGGAGAAGCCAGTCACCGAGCAGTTGTTTGTTGCCATTTCCAAAGCTGCTGCTCTTGGTGCTTGTGCTGCTCATACTATTCAGTTTTCAGGGACAGTCGGTGGCCATCCAGCGTTAATTTTGATCGACTCCGGTAGCTCGTCATCTTTTCTCAGTGAATCGTTGGCAGCCCAATTGTCGTCAGCGGTGCTTACTCCGCAATCCATTCAAGTGCAAGTTGCTGGTGGTGGCCTGTTGCTGAGCTCCGGAATCCTCCGTAATGTGCCGTGGACACTGGACAAATGCACTTTCCATTCTGATTTCAGAGTGCTTCCATTGACGGCCTTCGATGCTATTGTGGGTATGGACTGGCTTGCTGCATTCAGCCCAATGCACGTTCACTGGCAACAGAAGTGGTTCTCTATTCCCTATCATGGTGATTCTATGTTGTTGCAAGGTCTTGATGAGGAGTCCACCAGTCAGTTGCTTCTTCAGCTTTGCCAGGTTCTAGATTCTAGTGCAACATTTTCTTCTGCCACTCAGGAGCTTCCAGTGGAAATACAAGCTCTTGTTGATTCATTTCCGGATTTGTTCACTCCACCGGTAGACTTGCCACCTTCCAGAGCATGTAACCACTCCATCCCGCTACTGCCCGGTGCTAGTCCTGTGTACATCCGCCCTTACCGATACCCACCGAGCCTCAAAGATGAAATTGAGCGACAAGTCAATGAGATGCTCTCTCAAGGGATCATACAGCCAAGCTCTAGTTCCTTCTCTTCGCCAGTGCTCttggtcaagaagaaggatggctcgtaCCGGTTTTGCATGGACTTTCATCACCTCAATGCCCTCACAACGAAGTCCAAGTTTCCTGTACCAGTGTTCGAGGAACTGATGGATGAGTTAGCTCATGCCAGTTGGTTCACCAATTTGGATCTTCGTGCGGGGTTCCATCAGATATTGCTCCAATCGGGTGAAGAGCACATGACTGCATTTCAAACCCATCTCGGTCAGTATGAATTTTGAGTTATGGCCTTCGGCTTAACTGGAGCTCCGGAAACATTTCAAGGTGCTATGAATGTGACATTGGCTCCTGGGCTTCACCGCTTCGTGATAGTCTTTTTCGATGATATTTTGATCTATAGCAGGTCCTACAAAGAGCACGTACAGCATGTTGCTCTGGTTTTTCAGTGGCTTGCAGCAGAAAAATGGAAGATTAAGCTCTCGAAGTGcaagtttgctcaaaggcaagTTTCTTACTTGGGCCATGTGATCAGTGGCTCAGGTCTGGCCACAGATTCGGCCAAGGTTCAGGCAATTCAGGATTGGACAACACCATCTTCCGTCTGTGATCTTCGG includes:
- the LOC136457333 gene encoding uncharacterized protein, whose product is MYGVEESLWISVSERYLEGPAARWFQSIESQIRSATWSTFCQLLRDRFDRDQHELLIRKLFSIKQLTSVSDYVTRFTELVDQLSAYSNSTNPVYYTMHFIDGLFPEIKAVVLVQRGGGAAAPTKQSRSGDWYASSKFQHPPRTPLPLRPPPRADKGPAPVLGPTVAAPAVKHSSSADPKLQAVKAYRKALGLCYKCSAKWSKDHTCPPEVLLVVEALWDSFDTSEVDCSELQEKPVTEQLFVAISKAAALGACAAHTIQFSGTVGGHPALILIDSGSSSSFLSESLAAQLSSAVLTPQSIQVQVAGGGLLLSSGILRNVPWTLDKCTFHSDFRVLPLTAFDAIVGMDWLAAFSPMHVHWQQKWFSIPYHGDSMLLQGLDEESTSQLLLQLCQVLDSSATFSSATQELPVEIQALVDSFPDLFTPPVDLPPSRACNHSIPLLPGASPVYIRPYRYPPSLKDEIERQVNEMLSQGIIQPSSSSFSSPVLLVKKKDGSYRFCMDFHHLNALTTKSKFPVPVFEELMDESYKEHVQHVALVFQWLAAEKWKIKLSKCKFAQRQVSYLGHVISGSGLATDSAKVQAIQDWTTPSSVCDLRGFLGLAGYYRKFVRNFGVIAKPLMDLLKKDSLFVWTSIHESAFLTLKIALSSAPVLALPDFSIPFEIEIDASGVGVGAVLQQRGYPLAYISKALGPRN